In a single window of the Sediminicoccus sp. KRV36 genome:
- a CDS encoding PIG-L family deacetylase: MTPEPAELAATENLLILVTHPGEEVTRCEALIAEACRRARTPLLVVLSDGSGPHGDQALAEARAAATRSAARRLGVPEHRVFLLGLMQGRTPRPGTALHAKLVAALIFLMWSRDCGVIIVPRGDSPDHDCAWSAAEAVARETGVGLLAA; this comes from the coding sequence ATGACGCCTGAACCCGCCGAGCTGGCCGCCACCGAAAACTTGCTCATCCTCGTCACCCATCCGGGCGAGGAGGTGACGCGCTGCGAGGCGCTGATCGCCGAAGCCTGCCGCCGCGCCCGCACGCCGCTGCTGGTGGTGCTGAGCGATGGCAGTGGCCCGCATGGAGACCAGGCTCTCGCGGAGGCCCGGGCGGCGGCGACGCGCAGCGCGGCACGGCGCCTGGGCGTGCCGGAGCATCGCGTCTTCCTCCTGGGGTTGATGCAGGGCCGCACGCCGCGGCCAGGCACGGCGCTGCATGCCAAGCTCGTTGCGGCGCTGATCTTCCTGATGTGGTCGCGCGATTGCGGCGTGATCATCGTGCCGCGGGGTGACAGCCCCGACCATGATTGCGCCTGGAGCGCGGCCGAAGCCGTGGCGCGGGAGACCGGCGTGGGGCTGCTGGCCGCCTAA
- a CDS encoding F0F1 ATP synthase subunit A, translated as MAVEGKAIDALGQFELHTALGPVGASVGFTQSNLYMLISGALIVALMMWGMRARAIVPGRMQSLAESAYGFIDDMVLAQIGEEGRRFFPFVFTLFMFILFGNMLGLFPYAFTYTSHITMTFMMALIVFILITAVAISLHGKKFLGYFFPEGAPLWLAPIIIPVEIVSYLSRPISLSIRLFANMVAGHVMLKVFATFVVMLAGLGAVGPFIAVMPLAINVALVGFEVLVAFLQAYVFAILTCIYLHDAVHLH; from the coding sequence GTGGCCGTTGAGGGGAAAGCGATTGACGCGCTCGGGCAGTTTGAGCTGCACACGGCGCTCGGCCCTGTCGGCGCTTCCGTGGGCTTCACGCAGTCCAACCTCTACATGCTCATTTCGGGTGCCCTCATTGTCGCATTGATGATGTGGGGCATGCGCGCCCGCGCCATCGTGCCGGGCCGCATGCAGAGCCTGGCCGAGAGTGCCTACGGCTTCATCGACGACATGGTGCTGGCGCAGATCGGTGAGGAAGGCCGTCGCTTTTTCCCCTTCGTCTTCACGCTGTTCATGTTCATCCTGTTCGGGAACATGCTGGGCCTGTTCCCTTACGCCTTCACCTACACCAGCCACATCACCATGACCTTCATGATGGCGCTGATCGTCTTCATCCTGATCACGGCGGTTGCCATCTCGCTGCATGGCAAGAAGTTCCTGGGCTACTTCTTTCCGGAAGGCGCGCCGCTCTGGTTGGCGCCCATCATCATCCCGGTCGAGATCGTCTCGTACCTCTCACGCCCGATCAGCCTCTCCATCCGTCTCTTCGCCAATATGGTGGCGGGGCACGTGATGCTGAAGGTCTTCGCCACCTTCGTGGTGATGCTGGCGGGGCTTGGGGCGGTCGGGCCGTTCATTGCCGTCATGCCGCTCGCGATCAATGTCGCGCTGGTCGGCTTCGAAGTGCTGGTCGCGTTCCTGCAGGCTTATGTGTTCGCGATCCTCACCTGCATCTACCTCCACGACGCGGTGCATCTGCACTAA
- a CDS encoding MFS transporter: protein MLQPTYALMGVNFFMADLRDGFGPFLGVFLQLNGWTPAGIGLVNTLGGLAAMAAMIPLGLLLDETPAKRGVLVLSVTGVILACGAVFLAPDSGLAAASRMGSGMAGAAIGPAIAAITLGIMGQGGYPRQVGRNQASNHAGNVAAALLAGLLGYLYGLPGVFGLLVLNGALGLLALLLIRARDIDHAVARGLASDGGAPASTLRALVASPALLVLASTVFLFHLGNAAMTPLLGQMIVARGTAGDPMAYTAATVIISQGTMILTALLAAWLAVRRGYNIVFLIALTALPLRGLTSGLIESPWVVVPAQILDGFGNGMMGVAVPGLVVRIMQGSGHVAAGMGAVLTTWAVGSALSALLGGIVAGQAGYSAAYFTLAGIASLALLLWVLAWPLIGQAAQRQG, encoded by the coding sequence ATGCTTCAGCCGACCTACGCGCTCATGGGCGTGAATTTCTTCATGGCGGATCTGCGGGATGGCTTCGGGCCATTCCTCGGCGTCTTTCTGCAGTTGAACGGCTGGACACCGGCGGGGATTGGCCTGGTCAATACCTTGGGTGGGTTGGCGGCGATGGCGGCGATGATCCCGCTTGGCCTCCTGCTGGATGAAACCCCCGCCAAGCGCGGGGTTCTGGTGCTCTCGGTCACGGGGGTGATCCTGGCTTGCGGCGCGGTCTTCCTGGCGCCGGATTCCGGCCTGGCCGCGGCATCACGCATGGGCTCCGGCATGGCCGGGGCGGCGATCGGCCCGGCCATCGCGGCCATCACGCTCGGCATCATGGGCCAGGGCGGTTACCCCCGGCAGGTGGGACGAAACCAGGCCAGCAATCATGCGGGCAATGTGGCGGCAGCACTGCTGGCCGGTCTGCTGGGCTATCTCTATGGGCTGCCCGGCGTCTTTGGGCTCCTGGTGCTGAATGGGGCCTTGGGCCTGCTGGCCCTGCTGCTGATCCGCGCACGTGACATTGATCACGCCGTGGCGCGCGGCCTGGCTTCGGATGGCGGGGCGCCGGCCTCCACCCTGCGGGCGCTGGTGGCGTCGCCGGCGCTGCTGGTGCTGGCCAGCACCGTGTTTCTCTTTCACCTCGGCAATGCGGCGATGACACCACTGCTCGGCCAGATGATCGTGGCGCGCGGCACCGCGGGTGACCCGATGGCCTATACCGCCGCCACGGTGATCATCTCGCAGGGGACGATGATCCTCACGGCGCTGCTCGCGGCCTGGCTTGCGGTCCGGCGCGGCTACAACATCGTCTTTCTCATCGCGCTCACCGCCCTGCCGTTGCGCGGCCTGACCTCGGGGCTGATCGAAAGCCCCTGGGTCGTCGTTCCGGCGCAAATCCTGGACGGCTTCGGCAATGGCATGATGGGTGTGGCGGTCCCAGGTCTCGTCGTGCGGATCATGCAGGGCAGCGGCCATGTCGCGGCCGGCATGGGCGCCGTGCTGACCACCTGGGCGGTGGGCTCGGCGCTGAGCGCGTTGCTGGGTGGCATCGTCGCGGGGCAGGCGGGCTACAGCGCCGCCTATTTCACCCTGGCCGGGATCGCGAGCCTGGCCCTCTTGCTCTGGGTCCTGGCCTGGCCCCTCATCGGGCAGGCGGCGCAGCGTCAGGGCTGA
- a CDS encoding ABC transporter substrate-binding protein, with product MFRPFLAVAALAASLGLGLVPVSGQANLFRWANDGDVNSMDPYSRSETFLLTFNANIYEPLIRRDRNLRLEAALAERWEQADPLTWRFHLRRNVRFSDGSPFTADDVVFSIARGRGPGSNVSAYFAAVAEVRKVDDFTVDLVTRVPSPILPEELTSFGIMSKAWLERNNATRVADLTSREENFATRNAMGTGPFVLVSREPDRRTVLAPNPLWWDTPTHNLTRVEFNVIANDATRVAALLSGEVDMVYTVPPQDMDRIGRTANLRVIQGPELRTIYLGMDQNRAELLKSDVRGRNPFQDVRVRRAIYQAIDIQAITTRVMRGQARATGQIFGPGVNGFLEANDTRLPLDLDGARRLLTEAGYPNGFGVTLDCPNDRYVNDEAICTAVVAMLARINVRVTLAAQTRARFFAEVNAPRYNTSFYLLGWTPNTYDAHNALFNLAGTRDGTRGVFNNGGYSNPAFDALVAQIETETVPARRQELITQATRLLQSDVAYIPLHQQQVVWAARNNVTLVQQADNGFPLRSVRIGN from the coding sequence ATGTTCCGCCCCTTCCTCGCCGTGGCGGCCCTGGCGGCCAGCCTCGGCCTTGGCCTTGTTCCTGTTTCCGGTCAGGCCAATCTCTTCCGCTGGGCCAATGACGGCGACGTCAACTCGATGGACCCCTATTCGCGGTCCGAGACCTTTCTGCTCACCTTCAACGCCAATATCTATGAGCCTCTGATCCGGCGGGACCGCAATCTGCGCCTCGAAGCAGCTCTTGCCGAGCGCTGGGAGCAGGCCGATCCGCTCACCTGGCGCTTCCATCTGCGGCGCAATGTCCGCTTCTCCGACGGCTCGCCTTTCACCGCCGATGACGTGGTGTTTTCCATCGCCCGCGGCCGTGGGCCGGGCTCCAATGTCAGCGCCTACTTCGCCGCCGTGGCGGAAGTCCGCAAGGTGGATGACTTCACCGTGGACCTCGTGACGCGCGTCCCCAGCCCCATCCTGCCCGAGGAACTCACCAGCTTCGGCATCATGAGCAAGGCCTGGCTGGAGCGGAACAACGCGACCCGCGTGGCCGACCTCACTTCGCGCGAGGAGAATTTCGCGACCCGCAACGCCATGGGCACCGGCCCCTTCGTGCTGGTGAGCCGCGAGCCGGATCGCCGCACGGTGCTGGCGCCCAACCCGCTCTGGTGGGATACGCCCACGCATAACCTGACGCGCGTGGAATTCAACGTCATCGCCAATGACGCGACGCGCGTGGCGGCTTTGCTGAGCGGCGAGGTGGACATGGTCTATACCGTGCCGCCGCAGGACATGGACCGCATCGGCCGCACGGCCAATCTGCGCGTGATCCAGGGGCCGGAGCTGCGCACCATCTATCTCGGCATGGACCAGAACCGGGCGGAGCTGCTGAAAAGCGATGTGCGCGGCCGCAATCCCTTCCAGGATGTGCGGGTGCGCCGCGCCATCTACCAGGCGATTGACATCCAGGCGATCACCACGCGCGTGATGCGCGGCCAGGCCCGCGCCACCGGCCAGATTTTCGGCCCCGGCGTGAATGGCTTCCTGGAAGCAAATGACACGCGCCTGCCGCTCGATCTTGATGGCGCCCGTCGCCTGCTCACGGAAGCCGGCTATCCCAACGGCTTCGGCGTCACGCTGGATTGCCCGAATGACCGCTATGTGAATGACGAGGCGATCTGCACCGCCGTCGTCGCCATGCTGGCGCGCATCAATGTGCGGGTGACGCTGGCGGCGCAAACCCGCGCGCGCTTCTTCGCCGAGGTGAATGCGCCGCGCTACAACACCAGCTTCTACCTGCTGGGCTGGACGCCCAACACCTATGACGCGCACAATGCGCTGTTCAACCTGGCGGGCACGCGGGACGGTACGCGGGGGGTCTTCAACAATGGCGGCTATTCCAACCCGGCCTTCGATGCGCTGGTCGCGCAGATCGAGACCGAGACGGTGCCCGCCCGCCGGCAGGAGCTGATCACGCAAGCCACACGCCTGCTGCAATCCGATGTGGCCTATATCCCGCTGCATCAGCAGCAGGTGGTCTGGGCGGCGCGGAACAATGTGACGCTGGTGCAGCAGGCCGATAACGGCTTCCCGCTGCGCTCGGTGCGCATCGGGAACTGA
- a CDS encoding AtpZ/AtpI family protein — protein MVDDRDSLNRRLKAARDRQGLDKPQAGQGALPTSAWGFGLRAGVEVFSALVVGVGLGFALDRWLGTWPWLFLVFFVLGAAAGVLNIYRLFTPRTGARKD, from the coding sequence ATGGTGGACGACCGGGATTCGCTGAACAGGCGCCTGAAGGCTGCACGGGACCGCCAAGGTCTCGACAAGCCCCAGGCAGGCCAAGGTGCGCTTCCCACTTCCGCCTGGGGGTTTGGTCTCCGGGCCGGTGTGGAGGTTTTCTCCGCCCTGGTGGTCGGTGTGGGGCTTGGCTTCGCGCTGGACCGGTGGCTTGGCACCTGGCCTTGGCTCTTCCTGGTGTTTTTCGTTCTGGGGGCCGCCGCCGGCGTGCTGAACATCTATCGGCTGTTCACGCCCCGAACCGGTGCCCGCAAGGATTGA
- a CDS encoding ATP synthase subunit C family protein translates to MEVAAAKALGAGIAVIALFGVGLGIGNIFSSLISSVARNPSARDVVFPIGILGFALTEAVALFALLIAFLILFA, encoded by the coding sequence ATGGAAGTTGCTGCCGCCAAGGCCCTCGGGGCTGGCATTGCCGTCATCGCGCTGTTCGGCGTGGGCCTGGGCATCGGGAACATCTTCTCCTCGCTGATCTCCAGCGTGGCCCGCAACCCCTCCGCGCGTGACGTGGTCTTCCCGATCGGCATTCTGGGCTTCGCGCTCACGGAAGCCGTGGCGCTCTTCGCGCTGCTGATCGCGTTCCTCATCCTGTTCGCCTGA
- the andAc gene encoding anthranilate 1,2-dioxygenase large subunit AndAc yields the protein MDAHSPAGLDFPRSDGSRVPYGVFNSPEIYALEQERIFRGPTWSFLGLEAEIPKPGDFKRTYVGETPVVLTRDQDGNLAAWVNRCAHRGATICRVNRGNALNHTCVYHQWNYSAKGDLQGVPFRRGQKDMTGMPADFNPKDHGLRKLRVTGYRGLVFATFSESVGTLEEYIGPAMLKYVDRIFNRPIEYLGCTRQYSKSNWKLYLENVKDPYHASLLHLFHTTFNILRVGMQARSETDATGLHNVVLVVKNAEENSDAYKAQNIRSYQDGFRLEDPSVLDMVPEYDELSTNHIQPVFPQLVIQQIHNTLVARQLIAKAHDEFELVFHFFGYADDTPELRAMRIKQANLVGAAGYISMEDTEATELVQRGIRGADNTHSILEMSRSAPDETRTMISEGMVRKFWVGYEKLMGFSA from the coding sequence ATGGACGCCCATTCCCCCGCCGGCCTGGATTTCCCGCGCAGCGACGGCTCCCGCGTGCCTTATGGCGTCTTCAACTCGCCCGAAATCTACGCGCTGGAGCAGGAGAGGATTTTCCGTGGGCCGACCTGGAGCTTCCTCGGCCTGGAAGCCGAAATCCCCAAGCCCGGCGATTTCAAGCGCACCTATGTGGGCGAGACGCCGGTGGTGCTGACGCGCGACCAGGATGGCAACCTCGCCGCCTGGGTGAATCGCTGCGCGCATCGGGGGGCGACCATCTGCCGCGTCAATCGCGGCAATGCGCTGAACCATACCTGTGTCTATCACCAGTGGAATTACAGCGCGAAAGGCGATCTCCAGGGCGTGCCCTTCCGGCGCGGCCAGAAGGACATGACCGGCATGCCGGCCGACTTCAACCCGAAGGATCACGGCCTGCGCAAGCTGCGCGTGACGGGCTATCGCGGCCTGGTCTTCGCCACCTTCAGCGAGAGTGTGGGCACGCTGGAGGAATATATCGGCCCCGCGATGCTGAAATATGTGGACCGCATCTTCAACCGGCCCATCGAGTATCTCGGCTGCACGCGGCAATACTCCAAATCCAACTGGAAGCTCTATCTGGAAAATGTGAAGGACCCCTACCACGCGAGCCTGCTGCACCTCTTCCACACCACCTTCAACATCCTGCGCGTCGGCATGCAGGCGCGCTCCGAGACGGATGCGACGGGGCTGCACAATGTGGTTCTGGTGGTGAAGAACGCCGAGGAGAACAGCGACGCCTACAAGGCGCAGAATATCCGCTCCTACCAGGATGGCTTCCGGCTGGAGGACCCCTCGGTGCTCGACATGGTGCCCGAATATGACGAGCTTTCGACCAACCATATCCAGCCGGTGTTTCCGCAGCTGGTGATCCAGCAGATCCACAACACGCTGGTGGCGCGCCAGCTCATCGCCAAGGCGCATGACGAGTTCGAGCTGGTGTTCCACTTCTTCGGCTATGCGGATGACACGCCCGAGCTGCGCGCCATGCGGATCAAGCAGGCTAATCTGGTCGGTGCGGCCGGCTATATCTCGATGGAGGACACCGAAGCCACGGAGCTCGTCCAGCGCGGCATTCGCGGCGCGGACAACACGCACTCCATCCTGGAGATGTCCCGCTCCGCCCCCGATGAGACACGCACCATGATTTCCGAGGGCATGGTCCGCAAATTCTGGGTGGGCTACGAAAAGCTGATGGGCTTCTCCGCATGA
- a CDS encoding tripartite tricarboxylate transporter substrate binding protein, which translates to MIPRRALLLASLATPALAQSWPTRNITLVVPFAAGGNVDTVARLAAAELTRRLGHSVVVENAPGAGGTIGTERAARAAPDGHALLVGVESPFTISPFVTPNAVRYDPLRDFAPIGMLASLPLTLVGRPDLPANDLGGLLALARSRPDGLTFATSGTGTSLHLWGEIIARRAGVKLEHVPYRIAAQIPTDLMAGRLDLAVLTITSTAALLRDGRIKGFANSSLVPLVGLPPLASLPAFAGFEMLAWQGLFAPARTDGAIIRRLATELDAMQADPDFRQRLENVGMTPWRRTPEDMTTLLRAELAR; encoded by the coding sequence ATGATCCCCCGCCGCGCCTTGTTGCTGGCATCCCTCGCAACACCCGCTCTCGCGCAGTCCTGGCCCACGCGGAACATCACGCTGGTGGTGCCCTTCGCCGCGGGCGGCAATGTGGACACGGTGGCGCGCCTGGCCGCAGCCGAGCTCACCCGCCGCCTCGGCCACAGCGTGGTGGTGGAGAATGCGCCGGGTGCCGGCGGCACCATCGGCACCGAGCGCGCGGCCCGCGCCGCCCCCGATGGCCACGCACTGCTGGTGGGCGTGGAGAGCCCCTTCACCATCTCGCCCTTCGTGACGCCCAATGCCGTGCGCTACGACCCGCTGCGGGATTTCGCGCCCATCGGCATGCTGGCCTCGCTGCCGCTCACGCTGGTCGGCCGGCCCGATTTGCCAGCAAATGATCTGGGGGGCTTGCTGGCTTTGGCCCGCTCACGCCCCGATGGCCTCACCTTCGCCACCTCCGGCACCGGCACCTCGCTGCATCTCTGGGGCGAGATCATCGCCCGCCGCGCCGGCGTGAAGCTGGAACACGTGCCCTATCGCATCGCCGCGCAAATCCCGACGGACCTGATGGCCGGGCGGCTGGACCTGGCCGTGCTGACCATCACCAGCACGGCGGCGCTGCTGCGCGATGGGAGGATCAAGGGCTTCGCCAATTCCTCCCTGGTCCCGCTCGTCGGCCTGCCGCCCCTGGCGAGCCTGCCCGCCTTCGCCGGCTTCGAAATGCTCGCCTGGCAAGGGCTTTTCGCCCCCGCCCGCACCGATGGCGCCATTATCCGCCGCCTCGCCACGGAACTCGACGCCATGCAGGCCGATCCGGATTTCCGTCAGCGGCTGGAGAATGTCGGCATGACGCCCTGGCGCCGGACGCCGGAGGACATGACCACCCTGCTGCGCGCCGAACTCGCCCGCTAA
- a CDS encoding aromatic-ring-hydroxylating dioxygenase subunit beta: MIIQPETLAELRYFQDEYIAAIDDDRLEDWPGFFLEDALYEIIPRENEDLGLPAPLLRCENAAMMRDRVASLRHANIFEQPSYRHFLSAMIVTGADDAGIRLRTNYCVLNTNIEGSSSVYQTGVYRDLIRRTEAGWRFAEKRVIYDTSRVQTLLAYPI, translated from the coding sequence ATGATCATCCAGCCCGAAACCCTCGCGGAACTGCGCTATTTCCAGGACGAGTATATCGCCGCCATTGACGATGACCGGCTGGAGGATTGGCCCGGCTTCTTCCTGGAGGACGCGCTCTACGAAATCATCCCGCGCGAAAACGAGGATCTGGGCCTGCCCGCCCCGCTGCTGCGCTGCGAGAACGCCGCGATGATGCGCGACCGCGTGGCCAGCCTGCGCCACGCGAATATCTTCGAGCAGCCGAGCTATCGCCACTTCCTCTCGGCCATGATCGTGACCGGCGCCGATGACGCCGGCATCCGCCTGCGCACCAATTACTGCGTGCTGAACACCAATATCGAAGGCTCCTCCTCGGTCTATCAGACCGGCGTCTATCGCGACCTGATCCGCCGCACCGAGGCGGGCTGGCGCTTCGCCGAGAAGCGCGTGATCTACGACACCTCGCGCGTGCAGACGCTGCTGGCCTATCCGATATGA
- a CDS encoding F0F1 ATP synthase subunit B' codes for MPQLDFANPLMMSKLVWLLIIFGFLFFVLKNYALPQVASVLDERAARIAADLNAARDAQAAGEAALAEIRAATVAARAEAQAAITAAMVEAQTKAAQQAAEINARLAAQVAQAEQQVRAARDQAMGALREVAGETATAMLSRLSISAPANDVAAAVDRAASEGAR; via the coding sequence ATGCCGCAGCTCGATTTCGCCAATCCATTGATGATGAGCAAGCTGGTCTGGCTGCTGATCATCTTTGGCTTTCTGTTTTTCGTCCTGAAGAACTACGCGCTGCCGCAGGTGGCGTCGGTTCTGGACGAACGCGCTGCGCGCATCGCGGCGGATCTCAACGCCGCGCGTGACGCCCAGGCGGCTGGTGAGGCCGCGCTGGCTGAAATCCGGGCTGCCACCGTGGCCGCCCGGGCCGAGGCGCAGGCCGCCATCACGGCCGCCATGGTCGAGGCGCAGACCAAGGCCGCGCAACAGGCTGCCGAAATCAATGCCCGGCTGGCCGCCCAGGTGGCCCAGGCCGAGCAGCAGGTCCGCGCCGCACGTGACCAGGCGATGGGCGCCCTGCGCGAAGTCGCCGGTGAGACCGCGACCGCCATGCTGAGCCGGCTTTCGATCTCCGCACCGGCCAATGACGTGGCCGCCGCCGTGGACCGCGCCGCAAGCGAGGGAGCCCGCTGA
- a CDS encoding F0F1 ATP synthase subunit B yields the protein MLQDPKFWVAASFVIFVLLVGKMAWSRATAMLDGRGERIRFELDEARRLRAEAEAMLASATAEREAAIAEAAAMIARAQAEAQRLATAAGVEAEAAARRRERMAMDRIAAAEASAVNEVRHAAAEIATAAVREVIIARHDAAADASLIDAAVLSLPTAFRAA from the coding sequence ATGTTGCAGGATCCGAAATTCTGGGTTGCCGCCAGCTTTGTCATCTTCGTGCTGCTGGTCGGCAAGATGGCATGGAGCCGCGCAACCGCGATGCTCGATGGCCGGGGCGAGCGCATCCGCTTCGAACTCGACGAAGCCCGCCGCCTGCGCGCCGAGGCCGAGGCCATGCTGGCCAGTGCCACGGCCGAGCGTGAGGCCGCCATCGCCGAGGCCGCCGCCATGATCGCCCGCGCCCAGGCCGAAGCCCAGCGTCTGGCCACTGCCGCCGGCGTCGAGGCCGAGGCCGCCGCCCGCCGCCGCGAGCGCATGGCGATGGACCGCATCGCCGCCGCCGAGGCGAGTGCCGTCAATGAGGTTCGCCACGCCGCCGCCGAAATCGCGACTGCCGCCGTGCGCGAAGTCATCATCGCGCGGCATGATGCCGCCGCGGATGCGAGCCTGATTGACGCCGCCGTATTGAGCCTGCCGACGGCCTTCCGCGCCGCCTGA
- the andAb gene encoding anthranilate 1,2-dioxygenase ferredoxin subunit AndAb, whose protein sequence is MTGWLDAVPAASLADESVTGVVLEGVPIAIFRLSEEFFALHDLCPHGAARLSDGYVDDVCVECPLHQGLVDIRTGAAASAPITEPTRSYPVRMVDGMVQVRLA, encoded by the coding sequence ATGACAGGCTGGCTGGATGCGGTCCCTGCGGCGAGCCTCGCCGATGAGAGCGTCACGGGCGTCGTGCTGGAGGGCGTGCCCATCGCCATCTTCCGCCTCAGCGAGGAGTTCTTCGCCCTGCATGACCTTTGCCCCCATGGCGCGGCCCGGCTCTCGGATGGGTATGTGGATGATGTCTGTGTGGAATGCCCGCTGCATCAGGGGCTGGTGGACATCCGCACCGGCGCCGCAGCCTCGGCCCCCATCACCGAGCCCACGCGGAGCTACCCGGTGCGGATGGTGGACGGCATGGTGCAGGTCAGGCTCGCATAG